The following coding sequences lie in one Apteryx mantelli isolate bAptMan1 chromosome 6, bAptMan1.hap1, whole genome shotgun sequence genomic window:
- the LOC106482290 gene encoding proline-rich protein 13-like produces the protein MWNPNQGTPGGVPPPQVQICPPAPATYPGSCMPPGPYPGYPPAPSGPPAAHPMGPPGGYHSGPPPPGSYPPGHHSHSPHPPGHHPHGHPPPGVQVCPPCPPACHQKHHKKHKKKHSKSSHKHHGGKHSSSSSSSSSDSD, from the exons ATGTGGAACCCCAACCAAG GAACACCTGGAGGGGTGCCACCACCACAAGTGCAAATTTGCCCACCTGCCCCTGCAACATACCCTGGGTCCTGCATGCCACCAGGTCCCTATCCTGGCTACCCGCCGGCACCATCTGGCCCCCCTGCCGCTCATCCCATGGGACCCCCGGGTGGCTACCACAGCGGTCCCCCTCCGCCTGGCTCCTATCCACCTGGACATCACTCCCACAGCCCCCACCCACCAGGTCATCACCCCCACGGGCACCCCCCACCAGGGGTGCAGGTGTGTCCACCATGCCCACCTGCCTGCCATCAGAAGCATCATAAGAAGCACAAGAAGAAACACTCGAAGTCCAGCCATAAGCACCACGGAGGCAAG cacTCCTCAAGCAGCTCAAGCAGCAGTTCTGATTCTGACTAA